In bacterium, the genomic window CCGGCGAGGACTACGTCCTGCTGATCACCGAGGACCAGGTGCCGGCGCTGCCGAGGATGCGGGAGAAGCTCCAGGGCCACACCGTCAGCGGCGCGGTGGTGCCCTACCTCCTCGCCGACCGGCGCGTGATCGCCGAAGGCATCGCCTGCCTGGCGCTGCCGCGGTCCGGCATGTTCGCCCAGGTCCTGCCGATGACCGCGGACACGGCGGCGGTCGAGCGCGCGATCGGCGGCCGCGACTTCGCGTCCCTGCTGCTCTTCGCCGACGGGCTCTCCCGCCATCTCGACGACTTCGTCGACGCGCTCGGGAGCGCCGTGCGGGATCGCGACGTGCTGGGGACCGGCGTGGGCACCAAGGACTTCCGACCCGTCCCGGTCGTCTTCGACGCCGCGGGGCTCCGTTCCGACGCGGCGCTGCTCGTGGGCACCGGCCTGCGCCTGCGCATCGCCGCCCGCCACGGTTGGGAACCGATCCACGGGCCGCTGGTGGTGACCCGCGCCGAGGGCAACGTGCTGCACGAGCTCAACGGCGAACCGGCGTTCAACGTCTACCGGCGGATCCTCTCTGAGCAGGAAGGCGCCGGCATCCGCCCCGAAAACTTCCTCGCCGTGGCCAAGTCCTACCCCTTCGGCATCGCCTCGTCCAAGGGCGGCGAGTTCATCGTGCGCGACCCCATCCGCGCCAACCCCGACGGTTCGCTGACGGTCGTCTCCTCGGTGCGCCGCCTCGACGGGCTCTACGTCATGAAGGGCGTCCGCCGGCAGCTCCTGGACTCCTCGCGGGCCCTCTCGCGCGACACCTTCGCGGGCGGCGGCATCGACCAGGCCTTCCTGTTCGACTGCATCTCGCGGGTGATGTTCCTGGAAGACGATTTCATGCGGGAACTCGACGGCGTCTGCGAGGGCGCCGGCGCGGCCGGACCGCGGATCTTCGGGATCAC contains:
- a CDS encoding FIST N-terminal domain-containing protein, whose protein sequence is MIRITLHDTAESLAGKPGEDYVLLITEDQVPALPRMREKLQGHTVSGAVVPYLLADRRVIAEGIACLALPRSGMFAQVLPMTADTAAVERAIGGRDFASLLLFADGLSRHLDDFVDALGSAVRDRDVLGTGVGTKDFRPVPVVFDAAGLRSDAALLVGTGLRLRIAARHGWEPIHGPLVVTRAEGNVLHELNGEPAFNVYRRILSEQEGAGIRPENFLAVAKSYPFGIASSKGGEFIVRDPIRANPDGSLTVVSSVRRLDGLYVMKGVRRQLLDSSRALSRDTFAGGGIDQAFLFDCISRVMFLEDDFMRELDGVCEGAGAAGPRIFGITSVGEITNAGHSCIKVLNKTALLGAVQGV